In Indicator indicator isolate 239-I01 chromosome 29, UM_Iind_1.1, whole genome shotgun sequence, the following are encoded in one genomic region:
- the CACNG1 gene encoding voltage-dependent calcium channel gamma-1 subunit: protein MDENKPLKVRLTFSVILVGVSLLFAAVVTDHWAVLSPKVEEYNATCEAAHFGLWRLCIKRIFMQEQGPKGKGCGPISLPGEHNCSYFKHFTPGQSSEIFEVTTQKEYSISAAAIAIFSVGFAIIGTICVLLSFRKKRDYLLKPASMFYTFAGLCIIISVEVMRQSVKRMIDSKETAWIEYSYSWSFACACSSFVLLFLCGLGLLLIALPRFPQNPWETCMDAEPEH, encoded by the exons ATGGATGAGAACAAACCCCTGAAGGTCCGCCTGACGTTCTCGGTGATCCTGGTGGGCGTCTCGCTGCTCTTCGCAGCCGTAGTGACTGACCACTGGGCCGTGCTGAGCCCCAAGGTGGAGGAGTACAACGCTACCTGCGAAGCGGCTCACTTCGGGCTATGGAGACTCTGTATAAAGAGGATTTTTATGCAGGAGCAAGGTCCCAAAGGGAAGGGCTGCGGGCCCATAAGCCTGCCAGGAG aaCACAACTGCTCCTACTTCAAGCACTTCACAccaggacagagctcagagatATTTGAAGTAACCACCCAGAAAG AATACAGCATCTCAGCTGCAGCCATCGCCATCTTCAGCGTTGGCTTCGCAATCATTGGAACAATCTGCGTCCTCTTATCCTTCAGGAAGAAGAGAGACTATCTGCTGAAGCCAGCATCCATGTTCTACACCTTTGCAG GCCTCTGCATCATCATCTCTGTCGAAGTCATGAGGCAGTCGGTGAAGAGGATGATCGACAGCAAGGAGACAGCCTGGATTGAGTACAGCTACTCCTGGTCCTTCGCCTGTGCCTGCTCGTCCTTCGTCCTGCTCTTCCTCTGCGGGCTGGGGCTCCTGCTGATCGCGCTGCCTCGTTTCCCCCAGAACCCCtgggagacctgcatggatgcaGAACCGGAGCACTGA